The following nucleotide sequence is from Bacteroidota bacterium.
ATTGCAATTTAATTTCATCAGGAGCAGTGGAATATATTTCCTCCAAAACTTTTGCTGCTATATTATCTGTTTTACGCAGATCATTTTCCTCATTACTTGCACAAACCCATCTGAACGGTCCGAATCCATAATCAAAACACATGGGACCTAAAATATCCTGCACATAACTTTTATAAATAAATGTTCCATCTGCATTTAATATATCAGCACCGGCACGGGACGCTTCCAATAAAAATGCATTTCCATAATCGAAAAAATACATGCCGTTTGCAGTTAATTTTTTTATTGCATTCGCATGACGTCTTAAACTTTCATACACTTTTTCTTTGAATAAAGGTGCATTTTCGGCCATCATTTTATTCGATTCCTCAAAACTTAAACCCACAGGATAATAACCACCTGCAAATGGATTATGTAAGGATGTTTGATCACTTCCAATTTCAATTTTAATATTATCCGCTACAAGTTTTTCCAAAAGATCCACCACATTTCCATGATATGCTAAAGAAACTGCTTCTTTATTTTTTCGCGCAATTTCCATGCGGGAAATGAGTGTATTTAAGTCACTAAATACTTCATCCACCCAACCCTGTGAATGCCGCGTTTGTAATGCTTTTTCATTTACTTCGGCAACAACACATATTCCTTTCGCAATTACGGTTGCTTTTGGTTGCGCGCCACTCATGCCACCAAGACCTGCAGTTACAAAAACTTTTCCGCTGCAATCTTTTGCAGTATTATCTATTTTTCTTGCTGCATTTAATACGGTAATATTTGTTCCATGCACAATTCCCTGCGGACCAATATACATAAATGAACCGGCGGTCATTTGCCCGTATTGAGTTACACCTAATGCATTAAATTTTTCCCAATCATCGGGTTTGGAATAATTTGGGATCATCATTCCATTGGTAACAACAACGCGAGGTGCATTTTTATGTGAAGGGAATAAACCCATGGGATGACCTGAATATAAAACCAATGTTTGTTCATCGCTCATGGTTGCGAGATATTGCATGGTAATTAAATACTGCGCCCAGTTTTGAAACACAGCACCGTTTCCGCCATAGGTAATTAATTCGTGGGGATGTTGTGCAACGGCATGATCAAGATTATTTTGCAACATCAACATGATGCATGCAGCTTGTTTACTTTTGTGGGGATAATCAGAAAATTTTCTGGCTTTTATTTCATAATCAGGTCGAAACCTAAACATATAAATTCTACCGTATGTTTTTAATTCCGCTGCGAATTCCGTTGCTAAAAATTTATGATGTTTTTTCGGGAAATAACGAAGTGCATTTCTTACTGCAAGTTTTTTTTCTTCGGCATTAAGTATATCTTTTCTTTTAGGAGCGTGATTTATTGTTGTATCTATCTCTTTTGCAACAGGCAATTCCTCAGGAATACCTTGTAAAATGCGACTTTGGAACTCTTCCACCGATACGATCTTTGATACGCTTGTCATATACTTATTTTGCTCAAAGTTAACGTTTGACTGCTTTTCTGACAAAAATGCGTTTTCAATCACTTTCTGAGTTGAAATTCTATTCTTACCAATATTTAATTTTAAGCATAATGATGTGTATATTTAAAATCTAAATCCGGCTCCGTTTGTCTAAATATAGTAATAGCATGTTTGCTACCTTTTTTTTGTCAAAAAGGTAGCGCCAAAAGACAAGGGCTTCACCATGCAGCTTTATGTCCCTAATGCTTGCCACCCGGAGCGAAAAAGGCGCCATGTCGATCCGCTTATTACATGCATCGATTTGAAATTAATTCATTAATCAAAACTATTCTTTTCAAAATAATGGCGCTTATTTTCGCTCAAATCCCTCTATCATTGGAGGTTTTATTGTGTTGTGGCGGCGCATAAGGGACATTAAAGCCACCTGCTGATGCCCACTTCCGTCTCCGTATAACCTGTATGGAGGTTTATAAATTGTATCCCTATTAGGATTTATCCCATTGAAATATACATACTATCAAACTTTTATTACATTTTAACAAAATGGCATAGTGTTTGGCTTTCTCAAATCAAATTAACCGATATGAAAAAGATTTTACTTGGTCTATGTTTCGCTCCACTCTTTTTTAGTTCTTGTGAAAGGGATGAGATCCCTGAATATGATGTCCGCGATGAATATGTAGGTTTTTACCTCGTAACGGACGCCTGCGATGCAACACTTTCTGATTATGAACTGGAGGTGTATAAATCAAGTAATTACAGCGATATTATTTTCGGATGGCCGGGATTATATGAAGCGGGATATGAAGTTGCCGGTATAGTAACCGGAATGAAAGTGATAATTCCTTTACAACAATTTTATGTATCAACCTATCCTGAAATTTTTTACGAATTCAGTGGAAGTGGTTCATTGGAAGACAATGTCTTAAAAATAGACTATACCGTTTTAACTGTACAGAACGGATTGATAATAGATGAAAATAACTGTATAGCCACAATGGTTCGTCAATTATAAAGTGATCAATGCATCACGGAAATTCGGCTTATGGATATTGCTTTTTCCTTTATTATTTTAATGATATAATTTCCGGAGATCAAATTGGAGACATCTATAAATTCTGTATTTGTAACGATTTTATTTTCGGAAATTATTTTTCCTTCCATATTAAATATTACCATTTCAGAACCTGCTATTTCTCCTGAAATTAAAACATGATCAGTGGAAGGGTTGGGGTAAATAAAAAGGGATAAATTATTTTTTTCTGTTATGTTATCTATTAATGTTCTGTCAAATATTACCAATCCTTTTGATTCCGTTCCGATCCAGATCCTGTTCTGTTCATCAACAGCAACACAGTTTAAAAAATCGTCGGGTAGTTCTGAATTCAGGGTATCAAATAAAGCCCATGTCATGTTATCAAATATCTCCAAACCTTCAGATGTCATGGCAATTGCGGCAATATTATCATTATCAATAACCAGATCATCAAGCGACCAGTCAACGATATCGGAAGTACTTGGAGTGAATTTCAAAAAGGTTGTATCAGGTGTGAGTACACTTAATCCTCCAAAGGAAGTTGCAAGCCAAATGTTGTGATCAATGTCTTCATCAATTCCCAAAACAGTATTATCACTAATTAATGAATTTGTTGTTTTATAGGTATTGATAATCCCATTATCGTACGTTGCAAGTCCGCCATTTATTGTGCCCATATACTTGACATTATTTTCACCGACATATATTTTGGGAATATTATTGGAGAGCAACGGTGAATTATCAGGATCGTATGTAAACCAATTATCAAGTCCATCCCATTTTGTTAATCCTCCTAACGAACCTATCCACATTGTATCATTTTGGTCTTTTGTAATTGCTCTTATCTGATAATCAGGAATAGGGGAATTGGCGGGATCATAAATGGTCCAAACGGTATCATATTTAACTAATCCATGTAAAAATGTTCCTATCCATAAGGTAGAATCTTCCACGTCGTTAAATATTGCTCTGATATCATTTTCAGGCAAACCGGAATTATCGGTATTATAAACTGTCCAGTTATTATCTGCATCAATTTTTACCAAACCATTTTCAGTCCCTATCCATTTATTCTGATCGGAATCAACATATATAACGTGCACCAGGTTTGAGGGCATTTCAGAATTTTCGGTATTATAAATAGTGAATGGAGATTGCCCATTTAAATGGGAGCAAATAAATATAAGAATTAGCAAGGAAAAACTTCGCATAACACAAATTTACGACTCTTAGCGATAGGTTGAATAATGATCTTTGTCAAATTCGCAAAAAGATCTACAAAAAATGTCTAAATAAAAAAGGCACCTTCACAAACTGATGGTGCCTTTAATAAATTTTAAAAATTATTATTCTCTATCCAATAAACCCGGAATAATTGCTCCTTCTTCTTCAATTTCCAAACCTTTTTTCTTTATTCCTAATTTTCTGAACACCCAATTACG
It contains:
- a CDS encoding urocanate hydratase, with the translated sequence MTSVSKIVSVEEFQSRILQGIPEELPVAKEIDTTINHAPKRKDILNAEEKKLAVRNALRYFPKKHHKFLATEFAAELKTYGRIYMFRFRPDYEIKARKFSDYPHKSKQAACIMLMLQNNLDHAVAQHPHELITYGGNGAVFQNWAQYLITMQYLATMSDEQTLVLYSGHPMGLFPSHKNAPRVVVTNGMMIPNYSKPDDWEKFNALGVTQYGQMTAGSFMYIGPQGIVHGTNITVLNAARKIDNTAKDCSGKVFVTAGLGGMSGAQPKATVIAKGICVVAEVNEKALQTRHSQGWVDEVFSDLNTLISRMEIARKNKEAVSLAYHGNVVDLLEKLVADNIKIEIGSDQTSLHNPFAGGYYPVGLSFEESNKMMAENAPLFKEKVYESLRRHANAIKKLTANGMYFFDYGNAFLLEASRAGADILNADGTFIYKSYVQDILGPMCFDYGFGPFRWVCASNEENDLRKTDNIAAKVLEEIYSTAPDEIKLQLSDNINWIRSAMDNKMVVGSQARILYADAEGRIKIAKAFNDAIANGELSGPVVLGRDHHDVSGTDSPYRETSNIYDGSQFTADMAIQNVIGDSFRGATWVSIHNGGGVGWGEVINGGFGMVLDGTKEAETRLQQMLFWDVNNGISRRSWARNKEAMFAIKREMDRTPELKVTLPEIVDEGLLNDLF
- a CDS encoding T9SS type A sorting domain-containing protein, producing MPSNLVHVIYVDSDQNKWIGTENGLVKIDADNNWTVYNTDNSGLPENDIRAIFNDVEDSTLWIGTFLHGLVKYDTVWTIYDPANSPIPDYQIRAITKDQNDTMWIGSLGGLTKWDGLDNWFTYDPDNSPLLSNNIPKIYVGENNVKYMGTINGGLATYDNGIINTYKTTNSLISDNTVLGIDEDIDHNIWLATSFGGLSVLTPDTTFLKFTPSTSDIVDWSLDDLVIDNDNIAAIAMTSEGLEIFDNMTWALFDTLNSELPDDFLNCVAVDEQNRIWIGTESKGLVIFDRTLIDNITEKNNLSLFIYPNPSTDHVLISGEIAGSEMVIFNMEGKIISENKIVTNTEFIDVSNLISGNYIIKIIKEKAISISRISVMH